The following proteins are co-located in the Schistocerca nitens isolate TAMUIC-IGC-003100 chromosome 2, iqSchNite1.1, whole genome shotgun sequence genome:
- the LOC126234615 gene encoding THAP domain-containing protein 1-like, giving the protein MVISCSDFNCTKRWSKESDLPFHRFLLKHPELLKKCITSVKRKGFNPTSCSSLCGNHLRQDDYVVSPRTWKKRLKPEAVPSVFVFPTHLMPPNKQRR; this is encoded by the exons atggtgatttcttgttccgatttcaattgtacgaagcgatggagtaaggaaagtgacttaccatttcacag gtttctcctaaagcacccagagctgctaaagaagtgtattacttccgtgaagcggaaaggttttaatcctacgtcttgcagttctctttgcggaaaccatttgcgacaagatgattacgtagtgagccctagaacgtggaagaaacgtctcaaacccgaagcagtgccatcagtttttgtcTTTCCGActcatttgatgccaccaaataaacagcgacgatga